A window of Leptotrichia wadei contains these coding sequences:
- a CDS encoding GntR family transcriptional regulator yields the protein MSKYKEVYENIKKQIKDGKLKSKDYLKSEADLAIDYSCSVLTVRKALALLESEGYIQKIKGKKSIVLEKGDLKNISLTSIQTFQELNKIKNIDVKANLVSLYIVQGVEELMEKFNVSKTADFYKVVRTYSLDGEVVQYAISYFDRKIVTYLNDEIASKSIYEYLENELNLKISYSRREIKFRSATDEERRYINLENIDRVVVIETYAYLSNGNLFQYETITYHPDKFTFTAIAKR from the coding sequence ATGAGTAAATATAAGGAAGTTTATGAAAATATAAAAAAACAAATAAAAGATGGAAAATTAAAGTCAAAAGACTACTTAAAAAGTGAGGCTGATTTGGCGATAGATTATTCCTGTTCGGTACTTACTGTTAGAAAGGCACTTGCATTATTGGAGTCTGAGGGATATATTCAAAAAATAAAGGGAAAAAAGTCGATTGTGCTGGAAAAAGGAGATTTGAAAAATATTTCGCTTACTTCGATACAGACATTTCAAGAATTGAATAAGATAAAAAATATAGATGTCAAGGCAAATTTAGTTAGTCTATACATAGTACAAGGTGTTGAGGAACTAATGGAAAAATTTAATGTCTCTAAAACGGCTGATTTTTATAAGGTTGTCCGTACTTATTCTTTGGATGGTGAAGTTGTGCAGTATGCCATTTCCTATTTTGATAGAAAAATCGTCACTTATTTAAATGATGAAATAGCCAGTAAATCTATCTATGAATATCTGGAAAATGAACTAAATTTAAAAATATCCTATTCAAGGCGGGAAATAAAGTTCAGAAGTGCAACAGATGAAGAAAGACGGTATATAAATCTGGAAAATATTGACAGAGTTGTAGTTATTGAAACTTATGCTTATTTATCTAACGGAAATCTTTTCCAATACGAAACAATAACTTATCATCCTGATAAATTTACTTTTACGGCAATTGCTAAAAGATAG